Proteins encoded by one window of Branchiostoma floridae strain S238N-H82 chromosome 6, Bfl_VNyyK, whole genome shotgun sequence:
- the LOC118418231 gene encoding glutathione S-transferase omega-1-like translates to MPTQKAYKTGSTAPEPPAPGVVRLISMRFCPFAHRTRLVLAAKGIEYETVNVCTKNKPEWFFSINPLAKVPTLQHDGKVVYESLVCNEYVDRVFPGRKLLPEEPLEKARIGMLQAIWDAKRNGKTPSRPLRNEGLSFLEKDLATGDRPFFGGEQPGLLDYSIWPFFERFETTLHGDLKLPQAEFPKVLGWKAAMFDRPEVKTCGFDTATYTSVAANYDPDFGLAA, encoded by the exons ATGCCGACACAGAAGGCCTACAAAACAG GTTCGACTGCCCCCGAACCCCCTGCGCCTGGTGTAGTCCGTCTCATTAGCATGCGGTTCTGTCCGTTCGCGCACAGGACACGGCTGGTGCTGGCTGCCAAGGGCATCGA GTATGAGACCGTCAACGTCTGCACGAAAAACAAGCCCGAGTGGTTCTTTTCCATCAACCCGCTGGCCAAGGTGCCCACCCTGCAGCATGACGGCAAAGTCGTGTACGAGTCCCTGGTGTGTAACGAGTACGTGGACCGGGTCTTCCCGGGCAGGAAGCTGTTACCGGAGGAGCCTCTGGAGAAGGCACGGATCGGGATGCTGCAGGCCATCTGGGACGCTAAG AGGAACGGCAAGACGCCTTCAAGGCCTTTAAGGAACGAAGGGCTATCCTTTCTTGAGAAGGACTTGGCCACCGGCGACAGGCCTTTCTTCGGCGGTGAACAGCCCGGTCTCCTTGACTACAGCATCTGGCCGTTTTTCGAGCGCTTTGAGACGACCCTGCATGGTGATCTGAAGCTACCACAAGCCGAGTTCCCCAAAGTTCTGGGATGGAAGGCCGCCATGTTTGACCGCCCTGAAGTGAAGACGTGTGGGTTTGATACAGCTACGTACACATCCGTGGCTGCAAATTACGACCCAGACTTCGGACTTGCCGCATAA
- the LOC118418232 gene encoding angiotensin-converting enzyme-like gives MAGRSFVFCLMLVVSLSAQNVAPRGITDEQEAWDFIWDYNTKAERVYYNKIMTEWNYETDLTQENSQKLVEASLAEARSDEEVAQNASRFDWQNFNNATLKRLFGKITVLGTAAQQDRTKLKELNNILSEMSNIYSTGKVCEYDHQSSCMALRPDLEDCLASSRDYDRLRFCWEGWRDAVGRQLKDKYSRFVELSNDAVSQDAQNWADTGAYWRSWYETADFQEQLENLYNQLQPLYNNLHAYVRKKLREQYGQDKISVTGPIPAHLLGNMWSQSWVNIYSLVEPYPNKTSLDVTAKMKADYAFQIKSCSIMTTIMSEYRVKVCANINMEDLITIHHEMGHIEYYLQYKHQPVPFRGGANPGFHEAVGDLLALSVSTPRHLQSIGLLDNVGGGNESDINFLMSMALEKIAFLPFGYLMDQWRWAVFNGSTTPETYNQEWWKLRTRYQGIVPPIPRNNAKDFDPGCKYHIPYNTPYIRYFVSFIIQFQFHKALCDTSGHTGPLHKCDIS, from the exons ATGGCAGGGAGATCGTTTGTTTTCTGTCTAATGTTAGTAGTGTCGCTGTCAGCTCAGAATGTTGCTCCTCGTGGCATCACAGACGAGCAGGAGGCCTGGGACTTCATTTGGGACTACAACACCAAAGCTGAGAGGGTTTATTACAACAAAATAATGACCGAGTGGAACTACGAGACGGACCTCACCCAGGAGAATAGCCAGAAGCTG GTTGAAGCCAGCTTAGCAGAAGCCCGGTCCGATGAAGAAGTTGCTCAAAATGCCTCCAGGTTTGACTGGCAGAACTTTAACAATGCAACACTGAAGAGACTCTTCGGTAAAATCACCGTCCTTGGAACCGCAGCTCAGCAGGACCGGACCAAACTGAAGGAG CTCAACAACATACTCTCTGAGATGTCCAACATTTACTCCACTGGGAAGGTATGCGAGTACGACCACCAGTCAAGCTGTATGGCGCTGAGGCCAG ATTTGGAAGACTGTCTGGCCAGCAGCCGTGACTACGACCGGCTGCGGTTCTGCTGGGAAGGCTGGCGGGACGCGGTGGGCAGACAGCTGAAGGACAAATACTCACGCTTCGTGGAACTCAGTAACGATGCTGTCAGTCAAGATG CTCAGAACTGGGCAGACACCGGTGCCTACTGGCGCTCCTGGTATGAGACAGCTGACTTTCAGGAGCAGCTGGAGAACCTGTACAACCAGCTCCAGCCTCTGTACAACAACCTGCACGCTTATGTCAGGAAGAAGCTGAGAGAACAATACGGACAGGACAAGATCAGTGTTACTGGACCCATCCCTGCACATCTTTTGG GTAACATGTGGTCTCAGTCCTGGGTCAACATCTACAGCCTTGTGGAGCCTTACCCAAACAAGACAAGCCTCGATGTGACAGCAAAGATGAAGGCAGAC TACGCCT TTCAAATCAAATCATGTTCCATAATGACAACTATCATGTCTGAATACAGGGTTAAGGTGTGCGCTAACATAAACATGGAAGACCTGATCACCATCCACCACGAGATGGGTCACATCGAGTACTACCTACAGTACAAGCATCAGCCCGTCCCGTTCCGGGGTGGAGCAAACCCTGGTTTCCATGAAGCAGTGGGAGACCTCCTGGCTCTGTCCGTGTCGACTCCGAGACACCTGCAGAGCATCGGCCTCTTGGACAATGTGGGGGGGGGCAACG AGTCTGACATCAACTTCCTGATGAGTATGGCCCTGGAAAAAATCGCGTTCCTGCCGTTCGGATACCTGATGGACCAGTGGAGATGGGCGGTCTTCAACGGCTCCACCACCCCGGAAACCTACAACCAGGAGTGGTGGAAACTCAG GACTCGTTACCAGGGCATCGTGCCACCGATCCCGAGAAACAACGCAAAGGATTTTGACCCCGGATGCAAATACCACATCCCTTACAACACCCCTTACATCAG